Proteins from one Salmonella bongori NCTC 12419 genomic window:
- the ydcK gene encoding YdcK family protein, producing the protein MTKYRLSEKSQAFTYQVDGEKKSVLLRQLIAETDFNDVKAGTPGGWVDAESVLSQQGNCWIYDENTMAFAGTQISGNARITQPCILYNHVRIGDSVWIDRANISDGACISDNVTIKSSTVRGECAIYGDARVLNQSDVFAVQGLTREHAQILRIYDRVTLRYSRVVHQVQLYGDAIITHAFIEHRAEVFDFALIEGNQKNNVWICDCARVYGHARVIAGTEEDAIPTLRYSSQVAEHAFIEGNCVLKHHVLVGGHAEVRGGPILLDDRVLIEGHACLQGEMVIEHHVEITGRAAVMAFDGNTIHLRGPKVINGEEHITRTPLIGSL; encoded by the coding sequence ATGACCAAATATCGATTGAGTGAAAAATCCCAGGCGTTTACTTATCAGGTAGATGGTGAGAAAAAAAGCGTCCTACTGCGACAACTTATTGCTGAAACGGATTTTAACGATGTTAAAGCCGGTACACCCGGCGGCTGGGTTGATGCGGAGAGCGTACTGTCGCAGCAGGGGAACTGTTGGATTTATGATGAAAATACAATGGCTTTCGCTGGAACGCAAATTTCGGGCAATGCGCGTATCACACAGCCATGTATACTTTATAACCATGTGCGGATAGGCGATAGCGTCTGGATTGATCGCGCTAATATCAGCGATGGCGCCTGTATCAGTGACAACGTCACTATTAAGTCATCTACCGTACGCGGTGAATGTGCGATTTATGGCGATGCCCGTGTGTTAAACCAGTCAGACGTGTTCGCCGTGCAGGGGTTAACGCGTGAACATGCGCAGATTCTGCGAATTTACGATCGCGTTACCCTACGGTATTCACGGGTTGTGCATCAAGTCCAGCTTTATGGCGACGCCATCATCACGCACGCTTTTATTGAACACAGGGCGGAAGTTTTTGACTTCGCGCTGATAGAAGGCAATCAAAAAAATAACGTTTGGATTTGTGACTGCGCCAGGGTCTATGGTCATGCGCGAGTTATCGCCGGTACAGAGGAAGATGCGATTCCTACTCTGCGTTATAGCTCGCAGGTCGCAGAGCATGCATTCATTGAAGGCAACTGTGTGTTAAAGCATCATGTCCTGGTAGGCGGACATGCTGAGGTACGCGGCGGCCCGATTCTACTGGACGACCGCGTGTTAATTGAAGGTCATGCCTGTCTTCAGGGCGAAATGGTGATTGAGCACCATGTTGAAATTACCGGACGGGCAGCGGTGATGGCCTTTGACGGCAATACCATTCACCTTCGCGGTCCAAAAGTGATTAATGGCGAGGAGCATATTACTCGCACGCCCTTAATTGGTTCACTTTAA
- the rimL gene encoding 50S ribosomal protein L7/L12-serine acetyltransferase has translation MTEIIPVNTTLELRAVEESHVPALHQLVLKNKAWLQQSLDWPQYVTSQEETRKHVQGNMLLHQRGYAKMYLIFYHDVVAGVLSFNVIEPLNKTAYIGYWLDESLQGQGIMSQSLQALVTHYARRGELRRFVIKCRVDNLASNAVARRNHFILEGCMRQAEYLNGDYHDVNIYARIIECGLK, from the coding sequence ATGACGGAAATTATTCCTGTGAACACGACGCTGGAACTGCGAGCGGTAGAGGAAAGCCATGTTCCGGCACTGCACCAGTTGGTGCTTAAGAATAAAGCGTGGTTACAGCAGTCGCTGGACTGGCCACAATATGTCACTTCTCAGGAAGAAACGCGTAAGCATGTCCAGGGCAATATGCTGTTGCACCAGCGTGGTTACGCCAAAATGTATCTGATTTTTTACCATGATGTCGTGGCGGGCGTTCTCTCATTTAATGTCATCGAACCGTTAAACAAAACCGCGTATATCGGTTACTGGCTGGATGAGTCCCTCCAGGGACAAGGGATAATGTCGCAATCATTACAGGCGCTGGTAACACATTATGCCCGGCGTGGAGAGCTCCGGCGCTTCGTCATTAAATGCCGGGTCGATAATCTGGCCAGTAATGCGGTCGCCCGACGCAACCATTTTATTCTGGAAGGTTGTATGAGGCAGGCAGAGTATCTTAACGGCGATTATCATGACGTTAATATCTATGCCCGCATTATTGAATGCGGTTTAAAGTGA
- a CDS encoding M42 family metallopeptidase, with protein sequence MSFSVQETLFSLLRLNGISGHESSIANVIQHAFEQQAKEVWRDRLGNVVARYGSDKPDALRLMIFAHMDEVGFMVRKIEPSGFLRFERVGGPAQITMPGSIVTLAGRTGNVMGCIGIKAYHFAKGDERTLPPALDKLWIDIGAKDKADAEKMGIQVGTPVTLYNPPQCLGNDLVCSKALDDRLGCTALLGVAEALASTPLDIAVFLVASVQEEFNIRGIVPVLRRVRPDLAIGIDITPSCDTPDLQDYSDIRVNHGVGLTCLNYHGRGTLAGLITPPRLLRMLETTAHENHIPVQREVAPGVITETGYIQVELDGIPCASLSIPCRYTHSPAEVASLRDLADCIRLLTALAKMSPEQFPIEPETGTTQEARQ encoded by the coding sequence ATGTCTTTTTCTGTGCAGGAAACACTTTTTTCATTATTACGGCTAAATGGGATTTCGGGTCATGAAAGCAGCATTGCAAACGTAATACAGCACGCATTTGAACAGCAGGCCAAAGAAGTCTGGCGGGATCGCTTAGGTAACGTTGTCGCCCGCTATGGCAGCGATAAACCTGACGCCCTGCGCCTGATGATTTTCGCGCATATGGATGAAGTCGGTTTTATGGTGCGAAAAATTGAACCCTCCGGTTTTTTACGGTTTGAACGCGTGGGCGGCCCGGCGCAAATTACCATGCCCGGATCGATTGTGACGCTTGCCGGACGCACCGGCAATGTCATGGGCTGCATCGGCATTAAAGCTTATCACTTCGCGAAAGGTGACGAGCGTACCCTGCCTCCCGCGCTCGATAAACTCTGGATTGATATCGGCGCGAAAGATAAAGCGGATGCTGAAAAAATGGGTATTCAGGTGGGGACACCGGTAACGCTTTATAACCCTCCGCAATGCCTGGGCAATGATCTGGTATGCAGTAAGGCGCTAGACGACAGATTGGGGTGTACGGCGCTACTGGGCGTCGCAGAAGCCCTCGCTTCCACGCCGCTTGATATCGCCGTGTTCCTGGTCGCCTCGGTGCAGGAAGAGTTCAATATCCGTGGTATTGTTCCCGTTTTACGCCGGGTACGGCCCGATCTGGCGATAGGTATTGATATTACCCCCTCCTGCGACACGCCAGATCTGCAGGATTATTCGGACATACGGGTCAACCACGGTGTCGGTCTCACCTGCCTGAACTATCACGGACGCGGCACGCTGGCGGGGCTTATTACGCCGCCGCGTTTGCTACGGATGCTGGAGACGACCGCGCACGAAAATCATATTCCCGTTCAGCGAGAAGTCGCGCCAGGCGTCATCACCGAGACAGGCTACATTCAGGTTGAACTGGACGGCATTCCCTGCGCCAGTCTTTCTATTCCCTGCCGTTATACCCATTCGCCCGCCGAAGTCGCCAGTCTGCGCGACCTGGCCGATTGTATTCGTTTACTGACTGCTCTGGCCAAAATGTCGCCAGAACAGTTTCCTATTGAGCCTGAAACAGGCACTACACAAGAGGCACGACAATGA
- the sgcB gene encoding PTS sugar transporter subunit IIB SgcB translates to MMKKILVACGTGMSTSTMIAQKLQDFLSEQGIAATTAQCCLNEIPLNCNGMDLIVTSMRTQNDYGIPTLNGAALLTGINDDALKQEIKALLTQ, encoded by the coding sequence ATGATGAAAAAGATCCTTGTGGCATGTGGTACCGGCATGTCGACATCCACCATGATTGCGCAAAAATTGCAGGACTTTCTCTCAGAGCAAGGTATTGCGGCAACCACGGCGCAATGCTGTCTGAATGAGATCCCGCTTAACTGTAACGGAATGGATCTCATCGTAACGTCTATGCGTACACAAAATGACTACGGCATCCCGACGCTCAACGGCGCCGCCCTGCTGACAGGCATCAATGACGACGCATTGAAACAAGAAATCAAGGCACTGTTAACGCAATAA
- the sgcC gene encoding PTS sugar transporter subunit IIC SgcC produces the protein MFDYILSLGGTVFVPIIMIIIGLIFRIPWLQAVKAGVTVGIGFIGMGLVIVMAIDSLSPPIKVMIERFGLTLHVFDVGAGPASGVGYATAIGAMIIPIIFLLNVGMLVTRLTKTMNVDIYNYWHYAITGTVAQMMTGSLIYGVLGAICHAALSLKMADWTAKRVQNIVGLEGISIPQGYGSSSVPLFVLLDAIYEKIPFMKGRNIDAQEIQKRYGMIGDPVIIGVVLGLIFGLAAGEGFKGCATLMITVAAIMVLFPRMIRLIVEGLMPISDGARKFFQKHFKGREVFIGLDTAVTLGHPTTIAVGLLLIPIMLILASILPGNKVLPLADLPVAPFFICMATVIHRGDLIRTLISGIIVMITVLLIATQFAPYFTDMALKGGFSFAAENTQITALSVGNMFGWSISELMSLGIIGVVIVVGIVASIVLVLRKRELPE, from the coding sequence ATGTTTGATTACATCCTGTCTCTCGGCGGTACCGTATTTGTGCCCATCATTATGATTATCATTGGCTTAATCTTTCGTATCCCATGGCTTCAGGCGGTGAAAGCTGGGGTAACGGTTGGCATCGGCTTTATCGGTATGGGGCTGGTGATCGTTATGGCGATCGACAGTCTCAGTCCGCCGATTAAAGTGATGATTGAGCGTTTTGGCCTGACGTTACATGTCTTTGATGTCGGCGCCGGTCCGGCGTCCGGCGTCGGCTATGCGACGGCCATCGGCGCAATGATCATCCCTATTATCTTTCTGCTCAACGTCGGTATGCTGGTGACTCGCCTGACGAAAACCATGAACGTTGATATTTATAACTACTGGCACTACGCCATTACCGGAACGGTTGCTCAAATGATGACTGGCAGCCTGATCTATGGCGTGCTGGGTGCCATTTGCCATGCCGCGTTGTCATTAAAAATGGCCGACTGGACGGCGAAGCGGGTGCAAAATATCGTCGGGCTGGAAGGGATTTCTATCCCGCAAGGATATGGCTCCAGTTCCGTGCCGTTGTTCGTATTGCTGGATGCGATATACGAAAAAATCCCGTTTATGAAAGGACGTAATATTGACGCTCAGGAGATCCAAAAACGTTATGGGATGATCGGCGACCCGGTGATTATTGGTGTTGTTCTTGGGCTGATCTTCGGTCTCGCCGCCGGCGAAGGTTTTAAAGGGTGCGCAACCTTAATGATTACCGTGGCGGCAATTATGGTGCTGTTCCCGCGAATGATCCGCCTCATCGTGGAAGGGTTAATGCCCATCTCCGACGGCGCGCGTAAGTTCTTTCAGAAGCACTTTAAAGGACGCGAAGTCTTTATCGGTCTGGATACCGCAGTAACGTTAGGTCACCCGACGACCATCGCCGTCGGATTACTGTTAATTCCCATTATGTTAATTCTGGCGAGCATCCTGCCGGGAAACAAAGTTCTGCCGCTGGCGGATTTACCGGTCGCGCCATTTTTTATCTGCATGGCCACGGTTATCCATCGCGGTGACCTGATCCGTACCCTGATAAGCGGCATCATTGTCATGATCACTGTTCTGCTGATAGCCACCCAGTTCGCGCCCTACTTTACCGATATGGCGCTCAAAGGCGGCTTCAGTTTTGCCGCTGAAAATACGCAAATTACCGCGCTGTCGGTGGGTAATATGTTTGGCTGGTCAATATCTGAACTGATGTCGCTTGGCATTATTGGCGTCGTGATTGTCGTCGGTATCGTCGCCAGCATTGTACTTGTCTTACGTAAACGTGAACTACCGGAATAA
- the sgcQ gene encoding BtpA family protein SgcQ has product MSWLKDVIGTEKVVIAMCHLRALPGDPGFDADKGMNWVIDRAHDDLMALQNGGVDAVMFSNEFSLPYLTHVRPETTAAMARIIGQLMSEIRVPFGVNVLWDPVASFDLAMATGAKFIREIFTGAYASDFGVWDTNVGETIRHQHRIGAGQVKTLFNIVPEAAVYLGNRDVCSIAKSTVFNNNPDALCVSGLTAGARTDSAILKRVKETVPNTVVLANTGVCLENVEEQLSIADGCVTATTFKKDGVFANFVDQARVTQFMEKVRHIRQ; this is encoded by the coding sequence ATGAGTTGGCTTAAAGACGTAATAGGAACAGAGAAAGTGGTTATCGCCATGTGCCATTTACGGGCGCTGCCGGGCGATCCGGGATTCGATGCAGATAAAGGCATGAACTGGGTAATTGACCGCGCCCATGACGATTTAATGGCGCTACAAAACGGCGGCGTGGATGCGGTGATGTTTTCCAACGAGTTCAGTCTGCCTTATTTAACACATGTCAGACCGGAAACCACTGCCGCAATGGCAAGAATTATCGGGCAATTAATGAGTGAAATTCGCGTCCCGTTTGGTGTAAATGTGCTATGGGATCCCGTCGCCTCTTTTGATTTGGCGATGGCTACAGGCGCAAAATTTATTCGCGAAATTTTTACCGGCGCCTATGCCAGCGATTTTGGCGTCTGGGATACCAATGTCGGCGAAACCATTCGTCATCAGCATCGCATCGGCGCAGGTCAGGTAAAGACGCTATTTAACATCGTTCCGGAAGCCGCTGTGTATCTGGGAAACCGGGATGTCTGTTCAATTGCAAAATCGACAGTATTTAATAATAACCCTGATGCTTTGTGCGTTTCTGGCCTGACGGCGGGCGCCCGTACAGATAGCGCCATCCTAAAGCGGGTAAAAGAGACCGTACCCAATACGGTAGTACTGGCGAATACCGGGGTTTGCCTGGAAAATGTCGAGGAGCAGCTCAGCATTGCCGACGGGTGTGTAACGGCAACCACGTTTAAAAAAGACGGCGTCTTCGCCAACTTTGTCGACCAGGCGCGCGTAACGCAGTTCATGGAGAAAGTTCGCCATATCCGCCAATAA
- the sgcA gene encoding SgcA family PTS sugar transporter subunit IIA, which translates to MINDVKWVQAQRHADNWQHALAIAVRPLITFGAAAPCYLDGIIENTLKWGPYYLIAPGIALPHARPEQGANHNQISVTTLSTPVAFGNTDCDPIWLLLCASATDADTHIRTIQRISQWLDTPENVVPLQDAPNDAALFAQLTAFR; encoded by the coding sequence ATGATTAATGATGTTAAGTGGGTTCAGGCGCAACGCCATGCTGACAACTGGCAACACGCGCTGGCTATCGCCGTTCGTCCGCTGATTACCTTCGGCGCTGCGGCCCCCTGCTACCTGGACGGTATCATTGAGAACACGCTTAAATGGGGGCCGTATTATCTTATCGCGCCAGGAATCGCGCTGCCACATGCCAGACCGGAGCAAGGCGCCAACCACAACCAGATTAGCGTCACCACGCTGTCTACACCCGTCGCCTTCGGTAATACGGATTGTGATCCCATCTGGTTGCTGCTTTGCGCCAGCGCCACAGACGCCGATACACATATTCGCACCATTCAACGCATCAGCCAGTGGCTCGATACGCCGGAAAACGTCGTGCCGTTGCAAGATGCGCCAAATGATGCTGCACTCTTTGCTCAATTAACGGCATTTCGCTGA
- a CDS encoding ribulose-phosphate 3 epimerase family protein, with translation MILHPSLASADPLRYAEVLTALHNAPLGSLHMDIEDTSFINNITFGMKTIQAVAQYTRHPLSFHLMVSSPQRWLPWLVTTRPGWIFIHAESVQYPAEILAEIRAMGAKAGLAFNPGTPLLPYRYLAPQMDALMIMTSEPDGCGQQFIAAMCEKVSQSREYFPAAACWADGGITLRAARLLAAAGAQHLVVGRALFTTSDYNVTLSQFSAV, from the coding sequence ATGATTCTGCATCCCTCGCTGGCCTCAGCCGATCCGCTACGCTATGCCGAGGTACTGACCGCGTTGCACAACGCGCCTCTCGGCTCGCTGCATATGGATATCGAAGATACCAGTTTCATTAATAATATTACCTTTGGCATGAAAACCATCCAGGCAGTTGCGCAATATACTCGCCATCCACTCTCATTTCATCTGATGGTCTCCTCTCCACAGCGCTGGTTGCCCTGGCTTGTAACCACCCGCCCCGGCTGGATTTTCATTCATGCTGAGAGTGTGCAGTATCCCGCAGAAATTCTGGCGGAAATACGCGCTATGGGGGCGAAAGCAGGGCTGGCGTTTAACCCAGGCACACCGCTGTTGCCCTATCGCTATCTGGCGCCGCAGATGGATGCGCTGATGATTATGACCAGCGAACCCGACGGATGCGGGCAGCAATTTATCGCCGCGATGTGTGAAAAAGTCAGCCAGAGCAGAGAATATTTCCCTGCTGCGGCGTGCTGGGCGGATGGCGGTATTACGCTTCGCGCCGCGCGGCTGCTCGCGGCGGCAGGCGCACAACATCTGGTCGTTGGCCGTGCGTTATTTACCACGTCAGATTACAACGTGACGTTGTCACAATTCAGTGCGGTATAA
- a CDS encoding DeoR/GlpR family DNA-binding transcription regulator, with product MSQQRPDRIKQMLHYLWQHRHLSTQQAMELFGYAEATVRRDFHYIASRYPGMVRGHGCIDFDNSTEDKEYVFDVKRTLQSEAKREIAALARTLIKDGDCFFLDSGSTCLELAKCLVDAKVKVICNDIKIANELGSFPHVESYIIGGLIRPGYFSVGESLALEMINAFAVERAFISCDALSIETGITNATMFEVGVKTRIIQRSREVILMADHSKFDTVEPHAVATLSCITTILSDSALPSAIARRYQQAGCRLIMPEPPAGAR from the coding sequence ATGAGCCAACAGCGCCCCGACCGTATCAAACAGATGTTGCATTATCTTTGGCAGCATCGGCACCTCTCCACACAGCAGGCTATGGAGCTTTTTGGTTACGCTGAGGCAACCGTACGCCGGGATTTCCACTATATTGCCAGTCGTTATCCCGGTATGGTCCGCGGACATGGTTGCATTGACTTTGATAACAGCACGGAAGATAAGGAATACGTCTTTGACGTTAAGCGGACGTTGCAAAGTGAGGCAAAACGTGAAATCGCCGCCCTCGCCCGCACGCTCATAAAGGATGGCGACTGCTTTTTCCTTGATTCCGGCTCCACGTGTCTGGAACTGGCAAAATGTCTGGTCGACGCCAAAGTAAAAGTGATTTGCAATGACATTAAAATCGCCAATGAGCTGGGCAGTTTTCCACATGTAGAGAGCTATATTATCGGCGGACTTATTCGCCCCGGTTACTTTTCGGTTGGCGAGAGTCTGGCGCTGGAGATGATTAATGCGTTTGCCGTTGAACGCGCCTTTATTTCCTGCGATGCACTATCGATAGAAACGGGCATTACTAATGCCACGATGTTTGAAGTCGGCGTTAAAACACGTATTATCCAGCGCTCACGCGAGGTTATATTGATGGCCGATCACTCAAAATTTGATACTGTAGAACCTCATGCGGTTGCGACGCTGTCGTGCATTACCACCATTCTTAGCGACAGCGCTCTGCCGTCTGCCATCGCCCGGCGTTATCAACAAGCGGGGTGCCGCCTCATCATGCCAGAACCGCCAGCAGGAGCGCGTTAA
- the aac(6') gene encoding cryptic aminoglycoside N-acetyltransferase AAC(6')-Iy/Iaa has product MEIRKMNKTDLEHWRELRKQLWPGHPDDAHLADGEEILQADHLTSFIALDGGVVIGFADASIRHDYVNGCDSSPVAFLEGIFVLPSCRQRGVAKQLIAAVEQWGAANGCLEMASDTSPENTVSQSVHQALGFEETERVIFYRRRC; this is encoded by the coding sequence ATGGAAATCAGAAAAATGAATAAAACCGATCTGGAGCACTGGCGCGAATTGCGAAAACAGCTTTGGCCTGGTCACCCGGATGACGCTCATCTGGCAGACGGTGAAGAAATCCTGCAAGCCGATCATCTGACATCCTTTATTGCGCTGGATGGCGGTGTGGTAATTGGTTTTGCAGATGCGTCAATTCGTCATGATTATGTCAACGGTTGTGACAGTTCGCCCGTGGCTTTTCTTGAAGGCATTTTTGTTCTTCCCTCGTGCCGCCAACGTGGCGTAGCGAAACAATTGATTGCAGCAGTGGAACAATGGGGAGCCGCTAACGGTTGTCTGGAAATGGCTTCCGATACCTCGCCGGAGAATACGGTTTCACAGAGCGTTCATCAGGCATTAGGATTTGAAGAAACGGAGCGCGTAATTTTCTACCGGAGGCGTTGTTGA
- a CDS encoding lactate oxidase, which translates to MKSSHLIRVVASLAMLATSGLAYAEEYKASTDEKTIKMTNVASLEARVQARMDKGAFGYIRGGAEDENNLRSNTESFDKKYIMPRVLQGIELKEIDLSTQLLGIPLKTPIIQAPMAAQGLAHASGELATAKGMAQVGSIFSLSTYGNKTIADVAKVSGKSPFFFQLYMSKNNKFNEFILSQAVKHGAKAIILTVDSPVGGYREEDIKNDFQFPLGFANLEMFARKNDDGSKTGKGAGISEIYAQAKQAFTPEDIAYVHRISGLPVIIKGIQSPEDAEIAIQAGAAGIWVSNHGGRQLDSGPSSFDMLPAIAKVVNKRVPVIFDSGVRRGSHVFKALASGADIVAIGRPVLYGLNLGGAQGVASVIEQLNKELTINMMLGGARNIEQVKNTRLLSEKDL; encoded by the coding sequence ATGAAAAGTAGTCACCTCATTCGGGTAGTGGCCTCGCTGGCGATGCTGGCAACGTCAGGCCTGGCTTATGCTGAAGAGTACAAAGCCAGCACGGACGAAAAAACAATAAAAATGACGAACGTAGCCTCTCTGGAAGCGCGCGTTCAGGCCAGAATGGATAAAGGGGCATTTGGTTATATTCGCGGTGGAGCCGAAGATGAGAATAACCTTCGCAGCAACACTGAAAGCTTTGACAAAAAATATATTATGCCGCGCGTATTACAGGGCATTGAGTTAAAAGAGATCGATTTATCAACGCAGCTACTGGGTATTCCGCTTAAAACGCCAATAATCCAGGCGCCGATGGCGGCGCAGGGCCTGGCCCACGCCTCTGGGGAGTTGGCGACGGCGAAAGGCATGGCGCAGGTCGGTTCGATTTTCTCGTTGAGCACCTATGGCAACAAGACCATTGCAGACGTGGCGAAGGTTTCGGGGAAAAGTCCGTTCTTCTTCCAGCTTTATATGAGTAAGAATAATAAGTTTAATGAATTTATTCTTTCTCAAGCGGTAAAGCATGGCGCTAAAGCGATTATCTTAACCGTAGACTCACCTGTTGGTGGTTATCGGGAAGAGGATATTAAAAATGATTTCCAGTTCCCGTTGGGTTTTGCAAACCTGGAAATGTTCGCCAGAAAAAATGACGATGGTTCAAAAACCGGCAAAGGGGCGGGCATAAGCGAAATTTACGCACAGGCTAAACAAGCCTTTACGCCCGAGGATATCGCCTATGTACACCGAATTTCCGGACTGCCGGTTATTATAAAAGGCATTCAATCGCCGGAAGATGCCGAAATTGCTATCCAGGCTGGAGCAGCAGGAATATGGGTTTCTAATCATGGCGGTCGGCAATTAGATAGCGGGCCATCCTCATTCGATATGCTTCCTGCGATTGCGAAAGTCGTCAACAAACGGGTGCCTGTTATTTTTGATAGTGGAGTACGCCGTGGTTCGCACGTATTTAAAGCATTAGCCAGCGGGGCGGATATTGTGGCCATTGGACGCCCTGTATTATACGGACTCAATCTGGGAGGCGCACAGGGTGTGGCATCGGTGATTGAACAGTTAAATAAAGAACTGACGATCAATATGATGCTGGGTGGCGCCAGAAATATTGAGCAAGTGAAAAATACACGTTTATTATCTGAAAAAGATCTGTAG
- a CDS encoding YceI family protein: MNIMKKSLLGAVLSLGLLSAAHADVYKFDNTHTNAVFNIDHFQTSTNHGGFYAISGELKYQPEKQVAEMRVTIPVSALNTGVDAFDKHIRSSDILDAEKYPEIVFESTKWHFADSEPVSIDGLLTMKGVTKPVTLTTTKFGCYMSPIFKKQVCGGDFVTQIDRTQWGVDYLVDMGMTKVVDIKIQAEAVKQ, translated from the coding sequence GTGAATATAATGAAAAAGAGTCTTCTTGGTGCTGTTCTGTCTCTGGGTTTGTTGAGTGCTGCTCATGCAGATGTATATAAATTTGATAATACGCATACCAATGCGGTATTTAATATTGATCATTTCCAGACCTCAACCAATCACGGCGGTTTTTATGCTATTAGCGGTGAACTAAAATATCAACCGGAAAAGCAAGTCGCAGAGATGCGCGTGACGATTCCCGTGAGCGCCTTAAATACTGGGGTGGATGCGTTTGATAAACATATCCGCAGCAGCGATATTCTGGATGCGGAAAAATACCCAGAAATAGTATTTGAATCGACAAAATGGCATTTTGCAGATAGTGAACCGGTTTCTATTGATGGTTTGCTAACAATGAAGGGGGTAACTAAGCCCGTCACATTAACGACCACGAAGTTTGGTTGTTATATGAGCCCGATATTCAAGAAGCAGGTTTGCGGCGGTGATTTTGTCACGCAAATAGATCGCACCCAGTGGGGTGTAGATTATCTGGTCGATATGGGGATGACGAAAGTTGTCGATATAAAAATCCAGGCAGAAGCGGTTAAGCAATAA